A stretch of the Marivirga tractuosa DSM 4126 genome encodes the following:
- a CDS encoding efflux RND transporter permease subunit, giving the protein MASLSEVSIQRPVLAIVLSLVILIFGFIGFNFLGVREYPSVDPPIITVTTDYAGANADVVESQITEPLEEAVNGIAGIRTITSTSAEGRSRITIEFNLSEDLEAAANDVRDKVSGARRRLPEDAEPPTVNKADADSDPIVFLNINSEQRSLLELSAIAENTFKERLQTISGVSEVRIWGEKRYAMRLWMDPIKLAAYQLTPLDVLNAVESQNVELPSGSIEGDMIELVVKTQGQLSTEKEFNDLIIAESNNSFVRFSDIGYAELGPLNMRTVLKRDGIPMVGVVLIPQPGSNSIDIVDEFYKRVDNIKKDLPEDINLGIGFDQTEYIRESINEVQQTIIIAFLLVILIIFAFLRDWRTTVIPIATIPVALIGTFFVMYLAGFSINVLTLLGIVLAIGLVVDDAIVVLENIYTKVEDGMEPMEAAKKGAVEIFFAVIATTVALVAVFMPVIFLEGITGRLFREFGVVVATAVMISSFVALSLTPMMSSRILKRRERHNWFYRKTEPFFVWLNKGYARSLDGFMKVRWMGILLFLGAVGLIYGLFKTLPSELAPLEDRGMISVSTTGPEGATFEYMGEYIDNLVEVTMDTLPTDGLISVTSPGFGTQGTNSGFMRIMLVDASEREKSQQQLYDEYTPILNEFPAAKAFAFQQQTIGGRRGGLPIQYVIQATSLDKLQAVLPAFIEKASNNPTFTIVDQDLKFTKPQIDIQIDREKARSLGISVIDVARTLQLGLSGQRFDYFIMDGKQYQVIGQVQRNDRNAPVDLRSLYVRAENGQMLQLDNLVTLGESSTPPSLYRYNRYISATLSAGLAPGKTIGDGVEAMDAIAAEVLDETYSTSLSGASLDYFESSSSLLFAFGFAIILIYLVLAAQFESFRDPVIILFTVPLAVGGSFLSLWLFGETLNIFSQIGIIMLIGLVSKNAILIVEFANQKKAQGLSLNESITEAAKSRFRPILMTALSTILGILPIALALGAGSESRVSMGIAIIGGLIFATGLTLYVIPAIYSFFASKHARVSRVES; this is encoded by the coding sequence ATGGCATCATTATCAGAAGTAAGTATTCAAAGACCGGTTTTAGCCATTGTGCTTTCACTGGTTATCTTGATTTTTGGCTTTATCGGCTTTAATTTTTTAGGTGTAAGGGAATATCCGTCCGTGGATCCTCCAATTATAACCGTAACCACAGATTATGCGGGTGCGAATGCCGATGTAGTGGAATCCCAAATCACGGAACCGCTTGAAGAGGCTGTAAATGGAATTGCCGGTATTAGAACCATCACTTCTACCAGTGCTGAAGGAAGAAGTAGAATTACAATTGAATTTAATTTAAGTGAGGATTTAGAAGCTGCTGCAAATGATGTACGAGATAAAGTTTCAGGAGCTAGAAGAAGATTGCCGGAAGATGCCGAACCACCTACAGTAAATAAAGCCGATGCCGATTCCGACCCCATCGTTTTTTTGAATATAAATAGCGAGCAAAGAAGCTTATTGGAGTTATCTGCGATTGCTGAAAATACCTTTAAAGAAAGGCTACAAACCATCTCTGGAGTTAGTGAAGTCAGGATTTGGGGAGAAAAGCGATATGCCATGCGACTATGGATGGATCCCATCAAATTAGCCGCCTATCAATTAACACCATTGGATGTATTAAATGCCGTAGAAAGCCAAAACGTAGAACTACCTTCAGGAAGTATTGAAGGGGATATGATTGAGCTAGTAGTTAAAACGCAAGGGCAGTTATCTACCGAGAAAGAATTCAATGACCTCATAATTGCCGAAAGCAATAATAGTTTTGTTCGCTTTTCCGACATTGGATATGCTGAATTAGGTCCTCTTAATATGAGGACGGTACTGAAAAGGGATGGAATTCCGATGGTGGGTGTTGTTTTAATACCTCAGCCCGGCTCTAATAGTATCGATATTGTCGATGAATTTTATAAAAGGGTTGATAATATTAAAAAAGACTTACCTGAAGATATCAATCTGGGGATCGGATTTGATCAAACAGAATACATCAGAGAATCCATAAATGAGGTACAGCAAACGATCATTATTGCATTCTTACTTGTTATCTTAATCATTTTCGCCTTTTTAAGAGATTGGAGAACAACCGTTATCCCAATTGCCACGATTCCAGTTGCTTTGATTGGTACATTTTTCGTTATGTATTTGGCAGGATTCTCCATCAATGTTTTAACCTTATTGGGAATTGTTTTAGCCATCGGACTTGTAGTGGATGATGCCATTGTGGTATTGGAGAACATATACACTAAAGTAGAGGACGGAATGGAACCGATGGAAGCAGCAAAAAAAGGAGCTGTAGAAATATTCTTTGCTGTAATTGCTACAACTGTGGCACTAGTAGCAGTATTTATGCCCGTAATCTTTCTGGAAGGAATCACAGGTCGATTATTCCGTGAGTTTGGGGTAGTAGTGGCGACTGCAGTGATGATCTCTTCATTTGTGGCGCTTTCATTGACGCCAATGATGAGTAGTAGAATATTAAAAAGAAGAGAGCGCCATAATTGGTTCTACAGAAAAACAGAGCCTTTCTTTGTTTGGCTAAATAAAGGTTATGCTAGAAGTTTGGATGGCTTCATGAAAGTGAGATGGATGGGGATCTTATTGTTCCTTGGAGCAGTTGGTTTAATATACGGTTTATTTAAAACCCTCCCTTCTGAATTAGCCCCATTAGAAGATAGAGGGATGATCTCAGTAAGCACTACTGGCCCTGAAGGAGCCACTTTTGAATATATGGGAGAGTATATTGATAATTTGGTAGAAGTGACGATGGACACTTTACCTACTGACGGATTAATATCTGTTACTTCACCAGGATTTGGTACTCAAGGAACCAACTCCGGTTTTATGAGAATTATGCTTGTTGATGCCTCAGAAAGAGAAAAAAGTCAACAACAACTCTATGATGAATACACTCCCATTTTGAATGAGTTTCCTGCTGCAAAGGCTTTTGCATTTCAGCAACAAACAATTGGAGGTAGAAGAGGCGGATTACCTATCCAATATGTAATTCAGGCAACTTCTTTGGATAAACTGCAAGCAGTACTCCCAGCATTCATAGAAAAAGCGAGTAATAACCCTACCTTCACTATAGTAGATCAAGATTTAAAATTCACTAAACCGCAAATTGATATTCAAATCGATAGGGAAAAAGCTCGTTCATTGGGTATTTCGGTAATTGATGTAGCTAGAACTCTTCAGTTAGGGCTCAGTGGTCAGCGTTTTGATTATTTCATAATGGATGGTAAACAATATCAAGTAATTGGACAAGTCCAAAGAAATGATCGAAATGCCCCAGTAGATTTAAGGTCACTATATGTTCGTGCTGAAAATGGTCAAATGCTACAATTAGACAATTTGGTCACTTTAGGGGAAAGCTCTACTCCTCCTTCTTTGTATCGCTACAATAGATACATCTCAGCAACTTTATCTGCAGGTTTAGCACCAGGTAAAACAATTGGAGATGGAGTTGAGGCAATGGATGCCATAGCCGCTGAGGTTTTAGATGAAACTTATAGCACCTCTTTGTCAGGAGCATCATTAGATTACTTTGAAAGTTCATCTAGTTTATTATTTGCATTCGGGTTTGCTATTATCTTAATCTATCTAGTATTGGCAGCGCAGTTTGAAAGCTTTCGAGATCCAGTCATTATCTTATTTACAGTCCCATTAGCAGTGGGTGGTTCATTTCTATCACTGTGGCTATTCGGTGAAACCTTAAATATTTTTAGTCAGATTGGAATTATCATGCTCATAGGGCTAGTTTCGAAAAATGCCATTCTGATAGTGGAATTTGCTAATCAGAAAAAAGCACAAGGATTGAGTCTTAATGAATCAATTACTGAAGCTGCAAAATCTAGGTTCAGACCTATATTGATGACAGCACTCTCTACTATTTTAGGGATTTTACCAATCGCACTAGCATTAGGTGCAGGTTCGGAAAGTAGGGTTTCTATGGGGATCGCAATTATTGGAGGTCTGATATTCGCAACCGGTTTAACGCTATATGTTATTCCAGCTATTTATTCTTTTTTCGCTAGTAAACATGCACGTGTATCACGTGTTGAATCTTAA
- a CDS encoding TolC family protein has protein sequence MIKYISLSFLMFLGFSLSAQNISLNEAITTGMEKNFSIRTSKNTEKVAIINSNYAFAGFLPIVDVTGARNFDVENVSQQFRTGDTNELDGARSNNFNIRGDLTWTLFDGTKMFLDYKSLQLERNQSRFETQAVIENTLGSIIQSYFELVYEQYQYSVLQSAVELSEQRLEIAEANYEVGKFSKTELLSAKVDLNTDKSNLLNQEEIKQQARVALNLLLGQDPNQELLATDSMKIDESLQLNMLIDDLTERNKQLLALMQQENILQLQNKSVMTELLPQLDFNLGYGYTNFNSQAGFLLQNQSIGVNYGLSLSWRIFDRLDRSRRNQTTQIAVDNNAIAMEELENQLTGDLSSAYVRYRNKLDLIELEKDNLEVAKENAEIAIERYRVGRSNAIELREVQLNSIEAESRLLNAIFLAKQAEINLLAISGNLLNKDEVN, from the coding sequence ATGATAAAGTATATAAGTTTATCTTTTTTAATGTTTTTGGGATTCTCCCTCAGTGCCCAAAACATCAGCTTAAACGAAGCCATTACAACTGGGATGGAGAAAAACTTTTCCATCAGGACTTCTAAAAACACTGAAAAGGTGGCCATCATAAATTCCAATTATGCTTTTGCTGGTTTTCTACCGATAGTAGATGTTACTGGAGCCAGAAACTTTGATGTAGAAAATGTTAGCCAACAATTTAGAACTGGGGATACCAATGAGTTGGATGGTGCTCGATCAAATAATTTTAATATTCGTGGTGATCTTACTTGGACCTTATTCGATGGAACAAAAATGTTTTTGGATTACAAATCTCTCCAATTGGAGCGAAATCAAAGTCGATTTGAAACACAAGCAGTAATTGAAAATACTTTAGGGAGTATCATTCAATCTTATTTTGAATTGGTCTACGAGCAATATCAATATTCCGTTTTGCAATCAGCTGTGGAGCTCTCAGAGCAAAGGTTAGAAATTGCCGAGGCTAATTATGAAGTGGGTAAATTTTCTAAAACAGAATTGCTCTCAGCAAAAGTAGATTTAAACACAGATAAGAGCAATTTATTAAATCAAGAGGAAATAAAACAACAAGCAAGAGTAGCACTTAACTTACTATTAGGTCAAGACCCAAATCAAGAATTACTAGCCACGGACAGCATGAAAATTGATGAAAGTTTACAGTTAAATATGTTAATTGATGATTTGACCGAAAGGAACAAGCAATTGCTTGCACTGATGCAGCAAGAGAATATACTGCAGCTACAGAATAAATCCGTTATGACTGAATTGTTGCCTCAACTTGATTTCAATTTAGGTTATGGTTATACTAATTTCAATTCCCAAGCTGGCTTTTTATTGCAAAATCAATCCATAGGTGTTAATTATGGCTTAAGTCTCTCATGGAGAATTTTTGACAGACTTGACAGATCCAGAAGAAATCAAACTACACAAATAGCTGTTGATAATAATGCTATTGCGATGGAGGAATTAGAAAATCAATTGACCGGTGATCTATCCTCTGCCTATGTGAGATATAGAAACAAACTAGATTTAATTGAACTGGAAAAAGATAATTTGGAAGTAGCCAAAGAGAACGCTGAGATTGCAATAGAAAGATACAGAGTAGGCCGTTCCAATGCAATTGAGTTAAGAGAAGTTCAACTCAATTCAATAGAAGCGGAAAGTCGTTTGCTTAATGCCATCTTCTTGGCCAAACAAGCCGAAATCAATCTTTTAGCCATTAGCGGGAATTTACTCAATAAAGATGAAGTCAATTAA
- a CDS encoding DUF6787 family protein, whose translation MFEKLKNRWELKSGWQVFIVLIVFACTGFTVMFLKEPILSLIAAKEERNWIFTTIYYILILPVYFIILLFYGFIFGQSKFFLGFVKKTFSRFKRKNK comes from the coding sequence ATGTTTGAGAAATTAAAAAATAGATGGGAACTAAAGTCTGGATGGCAAGTATTTATTGTCTTAATAGTATTTGCTTGCACAGGGTTTACCGTGATGTTTTTAAAGGAACCCATCTTGTCATTAATAGCTGCAAAAGAAGAAAGAAATTGGATATTTACAACCATTTACTATATCCTCATTCTACCCGTATATTTCATTATTCTTCTTTTCTACGGTTTCATATTTGGGCAAAGTAAATTCTTCCTTGGCTTTGTCAAAAAAACCTTTAGCCGATTTAAAAGAAAAAATAAATAA